Proteins from a genomic interval of Candidatus Fokinia cryptica:
- the plsX gene encoding phosphate acyltransferase PlsX has translation MKDRNNVVISVDAMGGDNAPSFVISAMNEYAKQNPEIQFILCGIENEISPLLSQYPSLSRYIIKIIYSGESVKNDDDPIHAFRTKKNSSMRLAIEEVHNNNANAILSCGNTGALMVTGKMLLHTLNSISRPAIIAPFPTYKNDVVILDLGANTEINEQIVLQFAIMGSSYSKIEYGIKSPKVGMLNVGNEDNKGRTIERKGHILLQNSNINYCGFIEPHQVINGDVDVVVTDGFSGNIFLKSAEGTAKFISKVMKKTVIETGILGKIGSFLLRSHFKKVFKIINPSRCNGAMLIGLNGIIVKSHSGADIEGITNALGVAYRLAKYELNTKICSDMEEKMHLFQHLEDKKIS, from the coding sequence ATGAAGGACAGAAATAATGTGGTGATTAGTGTAGATGCGATGGGTGGCGATAATGCTCCAAGTTTCGTAATAAGTGCTATGAATGAATACGCAAAACAAAATCCAGAAATACAATTTATATTATGCGGTATTGAGAACGAGATATCACCTTTACTATCTCAATATCCATCTTTATCTCGATATATCATAAAAATCATATATTCTGGTGAATCTGTTAAAAATGATGATGATCCTATCCATGCATTTAGAACTAAAAAAAATTCAAGTATGAGACTAGCAATAGAGGAGGTACACAATAATAATGCTAATGCAATTCTATCATGCGGCAACACCGGAGCTCTTATGGTGACAGGTAAAATGCTACTACATACACTAAATTCAATTAGTAGACCAGCTATAATAGCACCATTCCCTACGTATAAAAATGATGTTGTAATACTAGATCTTGGTGCAAATACTGAAATTAATGAGCAAATAGTGCTACAATTTGCGATTATGGGAAGCTCTTACTCCAAAATAGAATATGGTATCAAATCTCCCAAAGTTGGAATGTTGAACGTAGGAAATGAAGATAATAAAGGACGTACTATAGAAAGAAAAGGTCACATATTACTTCAAAATTCAAATATCAACTATTGTGGCTTTATAGAACCTCATCAAGTCATTAATGGTGATGTTGATGTGGTAGTTACAGACGGATTTTCTGGTAATATCTTTCTAAAATCAGCAGAAGGTACTGCAAAATTTATCAGTAAAGTTATGAAAAAAACGGTAATTGAAACTGGTATATTAGGAAAAATAGGGAGCTTTTTACTACGCTCACACTTTAAAAAAGTCTTTAAGATCATAAATCCATCTAGATGTAATGGAGCTATGCTAATAGGACTAAACGGTATCATCGTAAAGAGTCATAGTGGTGCTGACATAGAAGGCATAACAAACGCACTTGGTGTAGCTTATAGATTAGCAAAATATGAATTAAATACTAAAATCTGTAGTGATATGGAGGAAAAAATGCACTTATTTCAGCATCTTGAAGATAAAAAGATATCATAA
- the fdxA gene encoding ferredoxin FdxA, which yields MTHVVTGKCIRCKYTDCVEVCPVECFYEAKNMLVINPDECIDCGVCVSECPVGAIQSEIDAEPMWLKINSEYSKRFSKILQRKAPMAEAEIYKDHVGKEKFLKENDDD from the coding sequence ATGACTCATGTAGTAACCGGTAAATGTATAAGATGTAAGTATACAGACTGTGTAGAAGTTTGTCCGGTTGAGTGTTTTTATGAAGCGAAAAATATGCTTGTGATAAATCCTGATGAGTGTATTGATTGTGGAGTATGTGTATCTGAATGTCCGGTAGGAGCTATTCAATCTGAGATAGATGCTGAACCAATGTGGTTAAAAATAAATTCAGAATACTCTAAGAGGTTTTCTAAAATTCTTCAAAGGAAAGCTCCTATGGCAGAGGCGGAAATTTATAAAGATCATGTAGGCAAGGAGAAATTTTTGAAAGAGAATGACGATGATTGA
- the tuf gene encoding elongation factor Tu, producing the protein MKKFERTKPHVNIGTIGHVDHGKTTLTAAITKYFSESFVAYDKIDKAPEERQRGITINTAHVEYETKNRHYAHVDCPGHADYVKNMITGAAQMDGAILVVAATDGPMPQTREHILLARQVGVPSIVVFMNKMDQVTDPELAMLVEEEIRDLLTKYGFPGKEIPIVKGSALKALEASSSDASSGDGACIGELLAAVDSYIPTPQRELDLPFLMPVEDVFSISGRGTVVTGRIERGVVKVGGEVEIVGFGYRHKTVCTGVEMFKKMLDQGQAGDNVGLLLRGISKEDVERGCVVAATNTINPHTNFEAQLYALSKEEGGRHTAFLNGYRPQFFVRTTDVTGTIQLPEGVEMVMPGDNVTINVELIAPIAMDEGQRFAIREGGRTVGAGVVSKIIK; encoded by the coding sequence ATGAAGAAATTCGAACGTACTAAACCACACGTGAACATTGGTACTATAGGTCACGTTGATCATGGTAAAACTACTTTGACCGCTGCTATTACCAAATACTTCAGTGAGTCGTTTGTAGCGTACGATAAAATAGATAAAGCTCCAGAAGAGAGGCAGCGTGGTATCACAATAAATACTGCACATGTAGAATATGAGACGAAAAATAGGCACTACGCTCACGTTGACTGTCCAGGTCATGCTGACTATGTTAAGAATATGATTACTGGCGCTGCCCAGATGGATGGAGCTATACTTGTAGTTGCCGCTACTGATGGGCCTATGCCTCAAACTAGGGAGCATATACTACTTGCTCGTCAGGTTGGTGTGCCATCAATAGTAGTATTTATGAATAAAATGGATCAGGTGACAGATCCTGAACTTGCTATGCTTGTAGAGGAGGAAATAAGAGATTTGCTTACAAAATACGGTTTTCCAGGGAAAGAAATACCTATTGTAAAGGGATCAGCTTTAAAAGCCTTGGAAGCTTCTTCGTCAGATGCATCGTCTGGAGATGGAGCATGTATAGGAGAACTTCTTGCTGCGGTAGATTCATATATTCCTACTCCTCAGAGAGAACTTGATTTACCTTTTTTAATGCCAGTTGAGGACGTGTTTTCGATTTCTGGTCGTGGTACCGTTGTTACGGGACGTATTGAAAGAGGCGTTGTAAAGGTTGGGGGAGAAGTAGAGATTGTTGGTTTTGGATATAGACATAAGACTGTTTGTACTGGTGTAGAGATGTTTAAAAAGATGCTCGATCAAGGGCAAGCTGGAGATAATGTTGGCCTACTGTTACGTGGTATTTCAAAGGAAGATGTTGAGAGAGGGTGCGTTGTAGCCGCTACCAATACTATAAATCCTCATACTAATTTTGAAGCACAGTTATATGCTTTAAGCAAGGAAGAAGGAGGTAGACATACAGCGTTCTTAAATGGTTATAGACCACAGTTTTTTGTAAGAACTACTGATGTTACTGGCACCATACAGCTTCCTGAAGGAGTTGAAATGGTAATGCCTGGTGATAATGTCACAATTAATGTGGAATTAATAGCTCCTATTGCTATGGATGAAGGTCAGAGATTTGCGATTCGGGAAGGTGGTAGAACGGTAGGTGCTGGTGTTGTATCTAAGATTATTAAGTAG
- the atpD gene encoding F0F1 ATP synthase subunit beta: MEKNRGRIVKVLDSVVDVSFEGSTLPNLKNALRCEIDGRVLVLEVAQYLGDNIVKAIALGGVEMLARGMEVLDTGTQITIPVGEAVLGRLMNVLGEPMDNKGEIIASERRSIYSSPPSITEQSPDTEILVTGIKVIDLLAPYPKGGKIGLFGGAGVGKTVIIMELINNIAKALGGFSVFAGVGERTREGNDLYHEMIDSGVIDESDLTKSKATLVYGQMNEAPGVRATVAFSALSIAEKFRDEGRDILLFIDNIFRFTQAGSEVSTLLGRMPSAVGYQPTLATEMAMLQERITSTVNGSITSVQAIYVPADDVTDPAPATSFAHLDATTVLSRKIAELGIYPAVDPLDSTSTILSKEIVGEEHYNTARDVQKILQRYKALQDIIAILGIDELSQEDKIVVNRARKIQRFFSQPFHTAEVFTNVKGIFVPLEDTVKGFRRLLNGEFDDTPESAFFMAGSIDSVIERVKATK; encoded by the coding sequence ATGGAAAAAAATAGAGGGCGAATCGTAAAGGTGTTAGATTCTGTTGTAGACGTTTCGTTTGAGGGAAGTACTCTTCCTAACTTGAAAAATGCCTTACGTTGCGAAATCGATGGCAGAGTTCTTGTGTTGGAAGTTGCTCAGTACCTTGGCGATAATATAGTTAAAGCTATTGCGTTAGGAGGAGTTGAAATGCTCGCCAGAGGTATGGAAGTTCTAGATACTGGAACACAAATCACTATACCAGTCGGCGAAGCAGTTCTTGGAAGATTGATGAATGTTCTAGGTGAGCCGATGGACAATAAAGGAGAAATTATAGCTTCAGAAAGAAGGAGTATATACTCTTCTCCACCCTCTATTACCGAACAATCACCAGATACTGAAATATTGGTAACTGGTATTAAAGTTATTGATTTACTAGCTCCATATCCTAAAGGAGGTAAAATAGGTCTTTTTGGAGGTGCAGGAGTGGGTAAAACTGTAATAATTATGGAACTGATAAATAATATTGCAAAAGCGCTTGGAGGATTTTCGGTATTCGCGGGAGTTGGAGAACGCACAAGAGAAGGAAATGATCTATATCATGAAATGATAGATTCAGGTGTCATAGATGAAAGTGATTTAACGAAATCGAAAGCAACTCTTGTATATGGACAAATGAATGAAGCTCCTGGAGTTAGGGCTACTGTTGCTTTTTCTGCATTATCAATAGCTGAGAAATTTAGAGATGAAGGAAGAGATATACTTCTTTTCATAGATAATATATTTAGATTTACTCAAGCTGGAAGTGAAGTTTCTACTTTACTTGGAAGAATGCCGTCAGCAGTTGGATATCAACCAACTCTCGCTACTGAAATGGCTATGCTACAGGAACGTATTACCTCTACCGTAAATGGTTCTATCACGTCGGTACAAGCAATATATGTGCCGGCTGATGACGTTACTGATCCAGCTCCTGCAACATCTTTCGCTCATCTTGATGCTACCACTGTTCTTAGTCGTAAAATAGCAGAGTTAGGTATATATCCAGCGGTAGATCCTCTTGATAGTACTTCAACTATCTTATCGAAAGAAATAGTAGGAGAGGAACACTATAACACTGCAAGAGATGTTCAGAAAATTTTACAGCGCTACAAAGCCCTTCAAGATATTATCGCTATACTTGGTATAGATGAACTTTCTCAAGAAGATAAGATAGTAGTAAATAGAGCTCGTAAAATACAAAGATTTTTCTCTCAACCATTTCATACAGCAGAGGTATTTACAAATGTAAAGGGCATTTTTGTACCCTTAGAAGATACTGTAAAAGGTTTTAGAAGATTACTTAACGGCGAATTTGACGATACACCTGAAAGTGCTTTCTTTATGGCTGGATCCATTGATAGCGTAATTGAAAGAGTAAAAGCGACAAAATAA
- the ybeY gene encoding rRNA maturation RNase YbeY, with the protein MLKEISVYITCCRWRKEVAFQSEELRDLQFSDVKFDNVKKYTYAITEFTLEYLSNIKRHNNGIRLEVILCGTRKMIALNKAYRGLNKSTNVLSFSQIIKNSENNDELIGDLYICHKPIVDEISELNVTFLHRFTQLIVHGILHITGYDHDNKSSADEMELIEDMLMNKIGFSKFY; encoded by the coding sequence ATGTTGAAAGAAATCAGTGTGTACATCACTTGCTGTAGATGGCGTAAAGAAGTAGCATTTCAGTCGGAAGAATTGCGAGATTTACAGTTTTCTGATGTAAAATTCGATAATGTTAAGAAGTATACCTACGCCATAACAGAATTTACTTTAGAGTATCTAAGCAATATCAAGAGGCATAACAATGGAATACGGTTAGAGGTAATATTATGTGGAACTAGGAAAATGATTGCCTTAAACAAGGCTTACAGAGGTCTTAACAAAAGCACAAATGTATTATCTTTTTCTCAAATTATAAAAAATAGTGAAAATAATGATGAACTTATAGGTGATCTATACATATGTCACAAACCAATTGTAGATGAAATATCTGAATTAAATGTAACATTTTTACATCGATTTACTCAGCTAATAGTGCATGGAATATTACATATTACTGGCTATGATCATGATAATAAAAGTAGTGCTGATGAAATGGAATTAATTGAGGATATGCTGATGAACAAGATCGGCTTTTCAAAATTCTATTAA
- the prfA gene encoding peptide chain release factor 1: protein MSLDSVAIEIEKRYEHISALLMQSSLSVDDMIKLNQEYSTLEPVVRVIRERRDLKRIGEELEVELSATGDPEFKEALQSEKTSLSQKLEKVEHEFMLLLIPKDIDDEKGVIMEIRAAAGGAEASLFAYDLMRMYCRYAERQNWKVEILSISSTGIDGVKECSICISGRGAFAKLKFEAGVHRVQRVPNTENNGRIHTSTVTVAALPEIQEVDIDIKEEDLKIDVYRASGAGGQHVNKTESAVRIVHIPTGITVCQQDDKSQHRNKDKAMRILSARLYELEKSKKESERSQNRKAQVGTGERSEKVRTYNYPQSRVTDHRIGVTIHNILDVMDGNIQNFIDHLISLYNAEKLANFSQKEL from the coding sequence ATGTCACTTGATTCAGTCGCAATTGAGATAGAAAAGAGGTATGAGCATATATCAGCATTATTGATGCAATCTTCTTTATCGGTCGACGATATGATAAAGCTAAATCAGGAATATTCCACTTTGGAGCCTGTAGTAAGAGTGATAAGAGAGAGGAGAGATTTAAAAAGAATTGGTGAAGAACTTGAAGTTGAGTTATCTGCTACAGGCGATCCAGAGTTTAAGGAAGCATTACAGAGCGAAAAAACTTCACTCTCACAAAAGTTAGAAAAAGTAGAGCATGAATTTATGCTACTTCTTATTCCAAAAGATATTGACGATGAAAAAGGAGTTATTATGGAGATTAGAGCGGCAGCAGGTGGGGCAGAAGCGTCGCTCTTTGCATATGACTTGATGAGGATGTATTGCAGATATGCGGAGCGTCAGAATTGGAAAGTAGAGATACTATCTATAAGTTCTACTGGGATAGATGGAGTAAAAGAGTGCTCGATATGTATAAGTGGTCGTGGAGCTTTTGCTAAACTTAAATTTGAAGCTGGAGTACATAGAGTACAAAGAGTACCAAATACTGAGAATAATGGTAGAATTCACACTTCTACTGTAACGGTAGCAGCTTTACCAGAAATACAGGAAGTAGACATCGATATTAAGGAAGAAGATTTAAAAATAGATGTATATAGAGCTAGTGGAGCAGGTGGGCAACATGTTAATAAAACAGAAAGTGCAGTGAGGATAGTACATATCCCTACCGGAATAACGGTTTGTCAGCAAGATGATAAATCGCAACATCGAAATAAAGATAAAGCGATGAGAATACTAAGCGCGAGACTTTATGAGTTGGAGAAAAGCAAAAAAGAATCTGAGCGTTCTCAAAATAGGAAAGCACAAGTAGGTACAGGAGAGCGTTCTGAAAAAGTGAGAACTTATAATTATCCGCAAAGCAGAGTTACAGATCATAGAATTGGTGTTACAATACATAACATTTTAGATGTTATGGATGGTAATATTCAAAATTTCATCGATCATCTTATATCTCTATATAATGCTGAAAAATTAGCAAATTTTTCGCAAAAGGAGTTATGA
- a CDS encoding HesB/IscA family protein: MLKITDKALSRIRELIESEKNKDGTQNYYLRVEVIGGGCSGYQYKFLIEGRKLDAKIDSRDLIHQKCPDLIVDNVSMTMLKDSTMDFIDELGGSYFAIDNPNIKSKCGCGNSFSI; the protein is encoded by the coding sequence ATGTTAAAGATAACTGATAAAGCTTTAAGTAGGATAAGGGAGCTTATAGAATCCGAGAAGAATAAAGATGGCACACAGAATTACTATCTTAGAGTAGAGGTAATTGGCGGCGGGTGTTCTGGCTATCAATATAAGTTTCTTATCGAGGGAAGAAAGCTAGATGCTAAAATAGATAGTAGAGATTTAATTCATCAAAAATGCCCTGATCTGATAGTAGATAATGTATCGATGACGATGCTAAAAGATAGTACTATGGATTTTATAGATGAACTTGGAGGTTCTTATTTTGCGATCGACAATCCTAACATAAAATCGAAATGTGGATGCGGTAATTCCTTTTCTATTTAA
- a CDS encoding ribonuclease E/G, whose product MNLILIDGASGHECRVAICKKDKDKTELRALYQQNSQIQNIKGNVYLAKVVRVENALQAAFVDYGGQYNAFLPLSNVSNGYRSRSVQNKHLKKDQLLVVQIVKEQKDEKCPLATTYITLTGRFISIVSRFSKEPIRFMRKLGNDKVRLKNIGNELLNSVKRNERVLSIIFKNESEGRTKIELKRDFQYLIKLLDSILKHSEDKKSPVFLHAEGSLVECVIRDTYNNDIKSIIVEGEEKYQQGLAFMKIFLPMHVGKIELHNHITPIFKYYDIEEKITVLYNNKVSLPSGGSIVISHTEAMTTIDVNSGKNVAESNVESTSLKTNLEAIKEIIVQIKLRGLSGTIAVDFIDLELTKNKDLILKEALQLNKDYNLDLRILPLNELSIMHITRQRTHNSFYEINLVKCCNCSGIGYIRADHATVNAIHRAIRQEISENSKLSSITITIGSRLATQVLNHTSIYDDITRSTSSKGIAIHFIVDPLVPEAMFSLSTSSEVPQITNTVIPFSRIDEQSYFDEENDSTSTRVKNIEDVAFQGKNRKYSNKFKRRRTKASIQTPNNGFGKIIQKISNLIKRKDKDFN is encoded by the coding sequence ATGAACTTGATATTAATTGATGGTGCTTCAGGGCATGAATGTAGGGTTGCTATATGCAAGAAAGACAAAGATAAAACAGAACTAAGAGCCCTGTATCAGCAAAATTCTCAAATCCAAAATATAAAAGGGAATGTATATTTAGCTAAAGTGGTACGGGTGGAGAATGCATTACAAGCAGCTTTTGTAGATTATGGTGGGCAGTATAATGCTTTTTTACCACTTTCTAATGTGAGTAATGGATATAGATCAAGAAGTGTTCAAAATAAACATTTGAAGAAAGATCAGTTGTTGGTAGTGCAGATCGTAAAAGAGCAAAAAGACGAAAAATGTCCACTAGCAACAACTTATATTACGTTAACTGGTAGATTTATATCAATAGTATCTCGTTTTTCCAAAGAGCCAATAAGATTTATGAGAAAGCTTGGAAACGATAAGGTGAGACTAAAAAATATAGGTAATGAACTATTGAATAGCGTTAAAAGAAATGAGCGAGTGCTATCCATCATATTTAAGAATGAATCTGAAGGAAGGACTAAAATTGAATTGAAAAGAGATTTTCAATATCTCATAAAGTTGTTGGACAGTATTCTTAAGCATTCAGAAGATAAGAAAAGTCCAGTTTTTTTACATGCGGAGGGGAGTCTTGTAGAGTGCGTCATTAGGGATACGTATAATAATGATATAAAATCGATAATCGTGGAAGGAGAAGAAAAATATCAGCAGGGATTAGCTTTTATGAAGATATTTTTACCTATGCATGTAGGTAAAATAGAGTTGCACAATCACATAACTCCAATTTTTAAGTATTACGACATAGAAGAGAAAATTACTGTACTATACAATAATAAAGTCTCTTTACCTTCTGGAGGTTCTATTGTTATATCTCATACGGAAGCGATGACTACTATAGATGTAAATTCTGGAAAAAACGTTGCTGAAAGTAATGTAGAGAGTACTTCACTTAAAACGAATTTAGAAGCGATAAAGGAAATAATTGTTCAGATAAAATTGCGTGGTTTGTCCGGTACTATAGCGGTGGATTTTATAGACTTAGAACTTACTAAAAATAAAGATTTGATACTCAAAGAAGCTCTTCAACTTAACAAAGATTACAATCTTGATCTTAGGATATTACCACTAAATGAACTTAGTATTATGCATATTACGAGACAGAGAACGCATAATTCTTTCTACGAGATCAATTTGGTAAAATGCTGTAATTGTAGCGGTATAGGATATATTAGAGCAGATCATGCTACCGTTAATGCTATACATAGAGCTATCAGGCAAGAAATATCTGAAAATTCTAAATTGAGTAGCATTACTATTACTATAGGTTCGAGGCTAGCAACTCAAGTCTTGAATCATACTTCTATATATGATGATATTACTAGAAGTACTTCCAGTAAAGGTATTGCAATTCACTTTATTGTAGATCCTCTAGTACCAGAGGCGATGTTTTCTCTTAGTACATCTTCCGAAGTACCTCAAATTACAAATACAGTAATCCCATTTTCTAGGATAGATGAACAATCGTATTTTGATGAAGAAAATGATAGTACTTCTACACGTGTAAAGAATATTGAAGATGTGGCTTTTCAAGGTAAGAATCGGAAGTACTCCAACAAATTTAAGCGAAGAAGGACAAAAGCATCAATTCAGACTCCTAATAACGGATTTGGTAAGATTATACAAAAAATTTCAAACCTTATAAAGCGAAAGGATAAAGATTTTAATTAA
- a CDS encoding OmpH family outer membrane protein has product MKNKLLSIVAVFFLVTQPMLAFSEDSTIGVADPSKIFQSSSGYKAIISQMEEKDKEWNAKIKESIQNLAKEREILNKSKVTGDSKNDAKIAKLSEKISANENALVKNSRIIDYAFKKGMGAMQKAWDESLKEVALKEKKKVIIAAPLWSAPEVDVTDKLTAKLNEKIPHVKLDFDEARAKLESEASPKK; this is encoded by the coding sequence ATGAAAAATAAATTATTGAGCATTGTCGCAGTCTTTTTTCTAGTCACTCAGCCGATGCTTGCTTTCTCTGAAGATTCAACAATAGGCGTTGCAGATCCTTCTAAGATATTTCAATCATCCAGTGGATATAAGGCTATCATTAGCCAAATGGAAGAAAAAGATAAGGAATGGAATGCTAAAATAAAAGAATCTATACAAAATCTAGCTAAAGAGAGAGAGATTTTGAACAAATCTAAAGTCACTGGAGATTCTAAAAATGACGCAAAGATAGCAAAACTTTCCGAGAAAATTAGTGCAAACGAAAATGCATTAGTAAAAAATAGTAGAATAATAGATTATGCCTTTAAAAAAGGAATGGGAGCAATGCAGAAGGCATGGGATGAATCTCTAAAAGAGGTCGCTCTGAAAGAGAAGAAAAAAGTTATAATTGCAGCTCCATTGTGGTCTGCACCAGAAGTTGACGTAACGGACAAATTAACAGCTAAACTTAATGAGAAAATTCCCCATGTTAAGTTAGATTTTGATGAAGCTCGTGCTAAATTGGAATCAGAAGCTTCGCCAAAGAAGTAG
- a CDS encoding Na+/H+ antiporter NhaC family protein — translation MSLIPLVLFLTLFLSSGLYFSLNEVQNPFYQISPLIIMLPSIALGWSMYKGNQQTRASAFIDGVRNPDIIMMCIVFLLAGAFSEVMSKIGAIPSVVNLLLTFIPSSLLLIGLFITGAFISTAIGTSMGTIATLMPLATALSLKSGLQLELISGTILGSAMFGDNLSLISDTTVAAVSSQAADPKKKFYINAKLAFYSSAIVGVLLLLLGFTKGNEVLTAHEYSLFLISPYILLLILSMCGVGIFRSLVISIIAAGIVGIIEEPTYHFLDFANSIVIGFRSMNEIMILSLMIGGLSGLMGNSLSILSKDLTAVFARKMSNKKACSFAIALIIMIFDVLLANNTIAIIVSGKAVKEAAIENSIPLHYSAALLDVFSCIFQGIIPYGAQVLLVSGMTGISPLVIPQYVYYCHILLLVSILHITLCADKVE, via the coding sequence ATGTCACTCATTCCTCTCGTATTATTTCTTACATTATTCTTATCATCAGGGTTGTATTTTAGCCTAAATGAAGTGCAAAATCCGTTTTATCAAATTTCTCCGTTAATCATAATGTTACCCAGTATTGCTTTGGGATGGAGTATGTATAAGGGGAACCAGCAAACTAGGGCTAGTGCATTTATAGATGGTGTGAGAAATCCCGATATAATAATGATGTGTATAGTATTTCTCTTAGCTGGAGCATTTAGTGAAGTGATGAGTAAAATAGGCGCGATTCCTTCTGTTGTGAATCTCCTACTAACATTTATCCCATCGAGTTTATTATTGATAGGGCTTTTTATTACTGGCGCTTTCATCTCTACTGCGATAGGTACTTCTATGGGGACTATTGCCACTCTCATGCCATTAGCTACCGCTTTAAGTTTGAAAAGTGGTTTACAGCTGGAGTTAATTTCAGGAACGATATTAGGTAGTGCTATGTTTGGTGATAATTTATCTTTGATCTCCGATACTACAGTAGCTGCTGTTTCTTCGCAAGCTGCGGATCCTAAGAAGAAATTTTACATCAATGCCAAGCTTGCTTTTTATTCTTCGGCAATTGTTGGTGTATTACTGTTATTATTGGGTTTTACAAAAGGAAATGAAGTTTTAACCGCGCATGAATACTCTTTATTTTTAATTTCTCCATATATTTTATTACTTATACTGTCGATGTGTGGTGTAGGTATTTTTCGTAGTTTGGTGATAAGTATTATTGCAGCTGGGATTGTAGGAATTATAGAAGAGCCAACATACCACTTTTTGGATTTTGCAAATAGCATTGTAATAGGGTTTCGCAGCATGAATGAGATTATGATTTTATCTCTCATGATAGGTGGATTATCTGGTTTAATGGGAAATTCGCTTAGTATTTTGAGTAAAGATCTTACAGCTGTGTTTGCTAGAAAGATGAGTAATAAAAAAGCATGTTCTTTTGCGATCGCTTTAATCATCATGATATTTGATGTACTTTTAGCTAATAATACAATAGCTATTATAGTAAGCGGTAAAGCAGTAAAGGAGGCAGCAATTGAGAATAGTATTCCGTTACATTACAGTGCTGCACTTCTTGACGTATTTTCATGTATCTTCCAAGGAATTATTCCGTATGGAGCACAAGTGCTACTTGTGAGTGGAATGACCGGTATATCACCGCTTGTAATACCTCAATATGTGTATTATTGCCATATTTTGCTGTTAGTATCGATATTGCATATAACGTTATGTGCAGATAAAGTGGAATGA
- a CDS encoding UDP-N-acetylglucosamine--N-acetylmuramyl-(pentapeptide) pyrophosphoryl-undecaprenol N-acetylglucosamine transferase: MLSVINKFLHNGIIITAGGTGGHVFPAIEIVKHALQYCDVVLMTDNRGYGHIGDDTLELLKKLAKQHKKKFVLNIANLNHSAKLRFFFDLIKHFWTGICISIKYDYRVCIGMGGYTTAMPIMAFVLYNLFRFRDSNVLLCEQNAVLGKVNRIFANYLSNVTLLTTYEDIVLPRANIPLIHLGFIVREEFKKCKKIEHSKLQNYLQLFIVGGSQGAATLTTILTEIISKIDVDTNIHVYQQISKSNDIETIKSLYAKNKIIQFCDIRYFFNNCHTIMAQSDIVISRAGSSTIGEILILNKKAILIPLPNSTDEHQLLNARYIKARYNNTYLIEQKDLTTESLKKAITILLSTKN; encoded by the coding sequence ATGCTCTCTGTTATAAACAAATTTTTACATAATGGTATAATAATAACTGCAGGTGGAACTGGAGGACATGTATTTCCTGCAATCGAAATAGTGAAACACGCACTGCAATATTGTGATGTAGTTCTAATGACCGATAATAGGGGATATGGGCATATTGGAGATGATACGCTAGAACTACTAAAAAAGCTTGCAAAGCAACATAAGAAAAAATTTGTACTTAATATAGCGAATCTTAATCATTCTGCAAAATTGAGATTTTTTTTTGATTTAATAAAGCATTTTTGGACCGGAATATGCATCTCTATAAAATATGACTATCGCGTATGCATAGGAATGGGAGGATACACTACAGCAATGCCGATTATGGCATTCGTGTTATATAATCTGTTTCGTTTTAGAGATTCCAATGTCCTGCTATGCGAGCAAAATGCCGTACTTGGAAAAGTAAATCGAATATTTGCAAATTATTTATCGAACGTCACATTACTTACAACTTATGAAGACATCGTCTTACCTCGCGCAAATATCCCTTTAATACATCTAGGATTTATAGTGCGTGAAGAGTTTAAAAAATGTAAAAAAATAGAACATTCAAAGCTTCAAAATTACTTACAACTATTTATAGTAGGAGGTAGCCAAGGAGCTGCCACCTTAACTACGATATTAACTGAAATTATATCGAAAATAGATGTCGACACTAACATTCACGTATACCAGCAAATATCGAAGTCTAACGATATAGAAACTATTAAATCTTTGTATGCAAAAAATAAAATAATTCAGTTCTGCGATATTAGGTACTTCTTCAATAATTGCCATACTATAATGGCTCAATCCGATATCGTAATATCACGTGCTGGTTCATCTACTATAGGTGAAATTTTAATACTAAATAAAAAAGCCATACTTATACCACTACCAAATTCCACTGATGAACATCAGCTTTTAAATGCAAGATATATAAAAGCCCGGTACAATAATACATATCTAATTGAGCAAAAAGATTTGACTACAGAATCTTTAAAGAAGGCTATAACAATACTTTTGAGTACAAAAAACTAA